One window from the genome of Sphingomonas lacunae encodes:
- a CDS encoding SH3 domain-containing protein has translation MSDPVARQPCGLLRLAFAGAALAMVPSTGLLLTLATAPAAHAADQRPPYWVSINRPRAIMRAGPASEMRALWEYRRMGLPLRVLAVRDDWRRVEDPDGVVGWMHKRLLTGRRTAIVIGTGAQALRSAPAADAPVAWRAEPGVVGRLSDCANGWCMLDVEGRSGWISVDSIWGD, from the coding sequence ATGTCCGATCCGGTCGCCCGGCAACCCTGCGGGCTGTTGCGCCTTGCTTTCGCTGGAGCAGCCCTGGCTATGGTGCCTTCGACCGGCCTTTTGCTGACGTTGGCGACGGCTCCTGCTGCGCATGCTGCGGACCAGCGGCCACCTTATTGGGTGTCGATCAATCGCCCTCGGGCCATAATGCGCGCCGGCCCGGCTTCCGAAATGCGGGCTTTGTGGGAATATCGTCGCATGGGCTTGCCGCTTCGCGTTCTGGCGGTGCGTGATGACTGGCGGCGGGTCGAGGATCCGGACGGTGTTGTTGGCTGGATGCACAAGCGACTGCTTACGGGCCGCAGGACCGCCATTGTCATCGGCACCGGAGCCCAAGCGCTCAGAAGTGCCCCTGCGGCAGATGCGCCAGTGGCATGGCGGGCGGAACCGGGGGTCGTCGGCCGTTTGAGTGACTGCGCCAACGGCTGGTGCATGTTGGATGTCGAAGGGCGGAGCGGCTGGATAAGTGTGGATTCCATCTGGGGGGATTAA
- a CDS encoding 2-hydroxyacid dehydrogenase, producing the protein MPDSITRPRRPRVLVTRRLMPAVEARMAELFEVTLSSDDMPMSREHLVAAAQNCDVLVPTLTDRIDAALIDAAGPDLKLIANYGNGIDHIDLKAARARNIVVTNTPGVFTEDTADMTMALMLSIPRRLVEGNKLVRSGQWSGWSPTHMLGHRVGGKLLGIIGLGRIGQAVARRARAFGLSIHYHNRHRLPQGLEEQFGATWHATPDTLLRIADIVSIHCPHTAETHEMLNERRLNSMKPTAYLINTARGEICDEEALINALQHRRIAGAGLDVFSHEPAIDPRFIDLDNVVLLPHVGSATYEGREESGARVVANIRAWVDGHRPPDQILEGWR; encoded by the coding sequence ATGCCCGATTCCATTACCCGCCCTCGCCGCCCGCGCGTTTTGGTGACGCGTCGCCTGATGCCTGCCGTTGAGGCGCGTATGGCCGAACTATTTGAAGTCACCCTATCATCCGACGATATGCCGATGAGCAGGGAACATCTCGTGGCTGCCGCACAGAATTGCGATGTGCTGGTGCCGACATTGACCGATCGGATTGACGCAGCGTTGATCGACGCAGCTGGACCCGATCTCAAACTGATCGCCAATTATGGCAATGGCATAGACCATATTGACCTGAAGGCCGCCCGCGCCCGCAATATAGTCGTGACCAACACGCCAGGTGTCTTCACCGAGGACACTGCCGACATGACCATGGCGTTGATGCTCTCGATTCCGCGACGACTGGTTGAGGGCAACAAGTTGGTCCGTTCAGGCCAATGGTCAGGTTGGAGCCCCACACATATGCTTGGTCACCGCGTTGGTGGAAAGCTGTTGGGCATCATCGGGCTGGGTCGTATCGGTCAGGCGGTTGCCCGCCGTGCGCGCGCATTCGGCCTTTCCATCCATTATCACAACCGTCACAGGTTGCCGCAAGGGTTGGAGGAGCAGTTTGGGGCAACATGGCATGCAACGCCGGACACGCTTTTGCGGATCGCGGACATCGTTTCAATTCACTGCCCGCATACGGCAGAGACACATGAGATGCTCAACGAACGGCGCCTCAATTCGATGAAGCCTACCGCGTATCTGATCAACACGGCACGCGGGGAAATCTGCGACGAAGAAGCCCTGATCAACGCCTTGCAGCATCGACGTATCGCAGGGGCGGGATTGGACGTCTTTAGTCATGAGCCAGCCATTGACCCACGCTTTATCGACCTCGACAATGTCGTGTTGCTGCCCCACGTGGGATCCGCGACCTATGAAGGCCGGGAGGAATCGGGAGCCCGTGTCGTAGCCAACATCAGGGCCTGGGTTGATGGCCACCGGCCGCCCGACCAGATCCTGGAAGGTTGGCGTTAA
- a CDS encoding NAD(P)H-dependent flavin oxidoreductase has protein sequence MFKGLRPIVYGGREVWPLIEGGKGVAATNHMSSGAWAAAGGIGTISAVNADSYDPTGKIIPQVFAGMTRRERHDELIAYGIRGAVAQIERAHEIANGKGAININVLWEMGGSQPILHGILEQVGDKVTGVTCGAGMPYKLSEIAAKYGVHYLPIVSSARAFRALWKRAYSKVPEWLGAVVYEDPWLAGGHNGLSNAEDPLKPEDPYPRVKALRDVMRAEGVSDSVPIVMAGGVWCLREWNDWIDNPELGQIAFQFGTRPLLTQESPIPQGWKDALRTIEPGDVLLHKFSPTGFYSSAVKTPFLLRLQARSERQIPFGKAESPETPVRLEADRKKYWVSQESQDAAQRWIAQGYTSALKTPDDTLVFVDPAEKEQIHTDQTECMGCLSHCGFSSWKDHDDYTTGRLADPRSFCIQKTLQDIAHGGPVDDNLMFAGHSAYRFKQDPFYSNNFTPTVQQLIDRILTGD, from the coding sequence CCATTGATTGAAGGCGGCAAGGGTGTCGCAGCAACCAATCATATGAGTTCGGGCGCATGGGCGGCCGCAGGCGGCATCGGCACGATCAGCGCGGTCAACGCGGACAGCTATGATCCGACTGGCAAGATCATCCCTCAGGTGTTTGCCGGCATGACCCGACGCGAGCGGCACGATGAACTGATCGCTTATGGCATACGCGGAGCGGTAGCTCAGATTGAGCGCGCTCATGAGATTGCGAATGGCAAAGGCGCTATCAATATCAACGTCTTGTGGGAAATGGGCGGGTCCCAGCCTATCCTGCATGGTATCCTTGAGCAGGTGGGTGACAAGGTCACTGGCGTTACCTGCGGCGCAGGGATGCCTTACAAGCTCAGCGAAATTGCTGCCAAATATGGCGTCCATTATCTGCCGATCGTGTCATCAGCCCGAGCGTTTAGGGCGCTGTGGAAGCGAGCCTATTCCAAGGTTCCGGAATGGCTGGGCGCGGTAGTCTATGAGGACCCGTGGCTCGCTGGCGGTCACAATGGCCTGTCCAACGCCGAAGACCCGCTGAAGCCGGAGGACCCCTATCCCCGCGTCAAGGCGCTGCGCGATGTCATGCGCGCCGAAGGGGTTTCCGATAGCGTGCCGATTGTCATGGCTGGTGGAGTCTGGTGCCTGCGCGAATGGAATGACTGGATCGACAATCCGGAATTGGGCCAGATTGCCTTCCAATTTGGTACCCGTCCGTTGCTGACCCAGGAAAGCCCGATTCCGCAAGGATGGAAAGATGCTTTGCGAACAATTGAACCCGGCGATGTGTTGCTGCACAAATTCTCTCCAACCGGATTCTATTCATCGGCGGTGAAGACCCCATTCCTTCTCCGTCTGCAGGCTCGCAGTGAGAGGCAGATTCCGTTTGGCAAGGCGGAGTCGCCGGAGACGCCTGTAAGGCTGGAAGCTGACCGGAAGAAATATTGGGTCAGCCAAGAGAGTCAGGATGCAGCGCAGCGCTGGATCGCTCAGGGCTACACTTCGGCACTGAAGACACCTGACGACACGCTGGTCTTTGTTGACCCGGCGGAAAAGGAACAGATCCACACCGATCAGACGGAATGCATGGGCTGCCTTTCCCATTGCGGCTTTTCGTCATGGAAGGACCATGATGATTACACCACGGGGCGATTGGCTGATCCGCGCAGTTTCTGTATCCAGAAAACCTTGCAGGACATCGCCCATGGCGGACCGGTGGACGATAATCTGATGTTCGCTGGCCACTCGGCTTACCGGTTCAAGCAGGATCCCTTCTACTCGAACAACTTTACCCCGACGGTTCAGCAGTTGATTGACCGGATACTGACCGGCGACTGA